The following proteins are co-located in the Mus pahari chromosome 14, PAHARI_EIJ_v1.1, whole genome shotgun sequence genome:
- the Icam2 gene encoding intercellular adhesion molecule 2 isoform X3 has product MSSFACWSLSITLLVLFYSPGSGERAFEVYIWSEKQIVEATESWKINCSTSCAAPDMGGLETSMNKIMLEEHPQGKWKQFLISNVSKDTVFLCHFTCSGKQHSESLNISVYQPPAQVTLKLQPPRVIVGETFTVECKVSPVKPLEWLTLSLLRGRETLKSQTFGGAETDPQEATATFNSTALKKDGLNFSCQAELDLRPHGGYIIRSISEYQILEVYEPMQDNQMVIIIVVVSLLLFLFVTSVLLCFIFGQHWHRRRTGTYGVLAAWRRLPRAFRTRSV; this is encoded by the exons ATGTCTTCTTTTGCTTGCTGGAGCCTGTCTATAACCCTTCTTGTCCTGTTCTACAGCCCAG GGTCCGGCGAGAGGGCCTTTGAGGTCTACATATGGTCTGAGAAGCAGATAGTTGAAGCCACAGAGTCTTGGAAAATCAACTGCAGCACCAGCTGTGCCGCCCCAGATATGGGTGGTCTGGAGACGTCCATGAATAAAATAATGTTGGAAGAGCATCCTCAAGGGAAGTGGAAACAGTTCTTAATCTCAAATGTCTCCAAAGACACGGTCTTTCTTTGCCATTTCACCTGTTCGGGAAAGCAGCACTCGGAGAGTCTCAACATCAGCGTGTACC AGCCTCCAGCTCAAGTCACACTGAAGTTGCAGCCCCCCCGGGTGATTGTGGGTGAAACCTTCACCGTTGAGTGCAAGGTGTCCCCTGTGAAGCCCCTTGAGTGGCTCACCCTCTCTCTGCTCCGTGGCAGAGAGACCCTGAAGAGTCAGACCTTTGGGGGAGCAGAAACTGACCCCCAAGAGGCCACAGCCACGTTCAACAGCACAGCTCTGAAAAAGGACGGTCTCAACTTTTCCTGCCAGGCTGAACTGGATCTACGGCCCCATGGTGGGTATATCATCCGCAGCATCTCGGAGTACCAGATCCTTGAAGTCTATG AGCCGATGCAGGACAACCAAATGGTCATCATCATCGTAGTGGTGTCACTACTGCTGTTCTTATTTGTGACATCTGTCCTGCTGTGCTTTATCTTTGGCCAGCACTGGCACAGAAGACGGACAGGCACCTACGGGGTGCTAGCTGCCTGGAGGAGGTTGCCCCGAGCCTTCCGGACACGTTCCGTGTGA
- the Icam2 gene encoding intercellular adhesion molecule 2 isoform X1 yields MSSFACWSLSITLLVLFYSPGSGERAFEVYIWSEKQIVEATESWKINCSTSCAAPDMGGLETSMNKIMLEEHPQGKWKQFLISNVSKDTVFLCHFTCSGKQHSESLNISVYQPPAQVTLKLQPPRVIVGETFTVECKVSPVKPLEWLTLSLLRGRETLKSQTFGGAETDPQEATATFNSTALKKDGLNFSCQAELDLRPHGGYIIRSISEYQILEVYALAQKTDRHLRGASCLEEVAPSLPDTFRVSQHCQAPGGYQNSTWRLQGVVQHWLKDCGSSRRGWGHFLFFFSLNTNTWISPCARHDCSGDNSQHLCQGKYQVFPVYSVSSALPTPCSFPGLFGASASQTPDIYPHRLGANYFLLRSYEVKDILFTPDPGDLMLLLVESGHSPDSPFCQH; encoded by the exons ATGTCTTCTTTTGCTTGCTGGAGCCTGTCTATAACCCTTCTTGTCCTGTTCTACAGCCCAG GGTCCGGCGAGAGGGCCTTTGAGGTCTACATATGGTCTGAGAAGCAGATAGTTGAAGCCACAGAGTCTTGGAAAATCAACTGCAGCACCAGCTGTGCCGCCCCAGATATGGGTGGTCTGGAGACGTCCATGAATAAAATAATGTTGGAAGAGCATCCTCAAGGGAAGTGGAAACAGTTCTTAATCTCAAATGTCTCCAAAGACACGGTCTTTCTTTGCCATTTCACCTGTTCGGGAAAGCAGCACTCGGAGAGTCTCAACATCAGCGTGTACC AGCCTCCAGCTCAAGTCACACTGAAGTTGCAGCCCCCCCGGGTGATTGTGGGTGAAACCTTCACCGTTGAGTGCAAGGTGTCCCCTGTGAAGCCCCTTGAGTGGCTCACCCTCTCTCTGCTCCGTGGCAGAGAGACCCTGAAGAGTCAGACCTTTGGGGGAGCAGAAACTGACCCCCAAGAGGCCACAGCCACGTTCAACAGCACAGCTCTGAAAAAGGACGGTCTCAACTTTTCCTGCCAGGCTGAACTGGATCTACGGCCCCATGGTGGGTATATCATCCGCAGCATCTCGGAGTACCAGATCCTTGAAGTCTATG CACTGGCACAGAAGACGGACAGGCACCTACGGGGTGCTAGCTGCCTGGAGGAGGTTGCCCCGAGCCTTCCGGACACGTTCCGTGTGAGCCAACATTGCCAGGCCCCTGGTGGTTACCAGAACTCAACATGGCGCCTTCAAGGTGTGGTTCAGCACTGGCTGAAGGACTGTGGCAGCAGCAGAAGAGGCTGGggacatttcctttttttttttagcctcaaTACAAATACCTGGATTTCACCCTGTGCCCGCCATGACTGCTCCGGGGATAACAGTCAACACCTATGCCAGGGAAAGTACCAAGTGTTTCCTGTTTACAGTGTCTCTTCAGCTCTTCCCACCCCTTGCTCTTTCCCAGGGCTTTTTGGAGCCTCTGCATCCCAGACCCCAGACATCTACCCACACCGTTTAGGAGCAAATTATTTTCTCCTGAGGTCCTATGAGGTGAAGGACATTCTGTTCACACCCGACCCTGGGGACCTCATGCTGCTCCTGGTTGAATCAGGACACAGCCCTGACTCTCCTTTCTGCCAACACTAA
- the Prr29 gene encoding proline-rich protein 29, translating into MASLGSGNWSGVPTQSTAPTPWVTILQPFPWTVPSPLPQHNRVKEDLLELMMLQNAQMHQLLLGQLVADALNPGPEWPSPPVHTDSHEEQMEEEMEMQEQEPLVFHHHYLPCPVTSLGPMSLWPTSFLPVPPHQPPWQGAPRIQHQPPASRQGEMRNVPPPPPPSATGTVGADVPPASDYYDAESLP; encoded by the exons ATGGCCTCCCTCGGGAGTGGGAACTGGAGTGGTGTCCCAACACAGAGCACAGCCCCTACG ccctgggtgACCATCTTGCAGCCCTTTCCTTGGACAGTCCCATCTCCTCTGCCTCAGCATAACCGGGTCAAGGAAG ACCTGCTTGAGCTGATGATGCTGCAGAACGCACAGATGCACCAGCTGCTACTGGGCCAACTGGTGGCAGATGCCCTGAACCCAGGGCCAGAGTGGCCCAGTCCACCG GTCCACACGGACAGCCACGAGGAGCagatggaggaagagatggagatgcAAGAGCAAGAGCCGCTGGTCTTCCACCATCACTACTTGCCTTGCCCAGTGACTTCCTTGGGTCCCATGTCACTCTGGCCAACCtctttcctccctgtccccccACATCAGCCTCCCTGGCAGGGTGCACCCAGGATTCAGCACCAGCCCCCTGCCTCCAGGCAAGGGGAGAT gAGAaatgtgcccccacccccaccccccagtgcaACGGGAACTGTTGGTGCAGATGTACCTCCGGCTTCAG ACTACTATGATGCGGAGAGCCTGCCATGA
- the Icam2 gene encoding intercellular adhesion molecule 2 isoform X2 produces the protein MGGLETSMNKIMLEEHPQGKWKQFLISNVSKDTVFLCHFTCSGKQHSESLNISVYQPPAQVTLKLQPPRVIVGETFTVECKVSPVKPLEWLTLSLLRGRETLKSQTFGGAETDPQEATATFNSTALKKDGLNFSCQAELDLRPHGGYIIRSISEYQILEVYALAQKTDRHLRGASCLEEVAPSLPDTFRVSQHCQAPGGYQNSTWRLQGVVQHWLKDCGSSRRGWGHFLFFFSLNTNTWISPCARHDCSGDNSQHLCQGKYQVFPVYSVSSALPTPCSFPGLFGASASQTPDIYPHRLGANYFLLRSYEVKDILFTPDPGDLMLLLVESGHSPDSPFCQH, from the exons ATGGGTGGTCTGGAGACGTCCATGAATAAAATAATGTTGGAAGAGCATCCTCAAGGGAAGTGGAAACAGTTCTTAATCTCAAATGTCTCCAAAGACACGGTCTTTCTTTGCCATTTCACCTGTTCGGGAAAGCAGCACTCGGAGAGTCTCAACATCAGCGTGTACC AGCCTCCAGCTCAAGTCACACTGAAGTTGCAGCCCCCCCGGGTGATTGTGGGTGAAACCTTCACCGTTGAGTGCAAGGTGTCCCCTGTGAAGCCCCTTGAGTGGCTCACCCTCTCTCTGCTCCGTGGCAGAGAGACCCTGAAGAGTCAGACCTTTGGGGGAGCAGAAACTGACCCCCAAGAGGCCACAGCCACGTTCAACAGCACAGCTCTGAAAAAGGACGGTCTCAACTTTTCCTGCCAGGCTGAACTGGATCTACGGCCCCATGGTGGGTATATCATCCGCAGCATCTCGGAGTACCAGATCCTTGAAGTCTATG CACTGGCACAGAAGACGGACAGGCACCTACGGGGTGCTAGCTGCCTGGAGGAGGTTGCCCCGAGCCTTCCGGACACGTTCCGTGTGAGCCAACATTGCCAGGCCCCTGGTGGTTACCAGAACTCAACATGGCGCCTTCAAGGTGTGGTTCAGCACTGGCTGAAGGACTGTGGCAGCAGCAGAAGAGGCTGGggacatttcctttttttttttagcctcaaTACAAATACCTGGATTTCACCCTGTGCCCGCCATGACTGCTCCGGGGATAACAGTCAACACCTATGCCAGGGAAAGTACCAAGTGTTTCCTGTTTACAGTGTCTCTTCAGCTCTTCCCACCCCTTGCTCTTTCCCAGGGCTTTTTGGAGCCTCTGCATCCCAGACCCCAGACATCTACCCACACCGTTTAGGAGCAAATTATTTTCTCCTGAGGTCCTATGAGGTGAAGGACATTCTGTTCACACCCGACCCTGGGGACCTCATGCTGCTCCTGGTTGAATCAGGACACAGCCCTGACTCTCCTTTCTGCCAACACTAA